The window GGACGGGCCGTCAATTCTCGGTCGGCGGTCGCGGTGAAAGGAATGGGCCGCCCCGGCGGGGGTCAGGACCGGTGGGCGGGCAGGTCGCTGTTGGCGGCGGTCAGCAGCTGGTGCACGCGGTGGCCGAACTCGTCCGCGTCGCGGGCCGGCTCGGGGAAGACCAGGCGGACGTCGCGGTGGCCGTAGGGGTGGTCCAGACGGAGCACGAGGCCGTGCCGGTCGAGGGCCAGCGGGCGGACGTCGGGGTGTCCGACGAGCAACTCGCGGTCCAGCAGCCGGGTGAGCAGGGCGAGGGCGTCCGGGTGGTCGTCGGCGAGGTGGGTGAGCATCGCCGCCTCGAAGCGCGCCAGCGGGTCGGGCGCGGCCAGGGCGAGGTCGGCGCCGGTGAGGGCGGTGGTGCCGTACGGGGTGGAGAGGACGGCGTGTGCGACGTCCAGCCGCAGGTGGACGCTGAGGCCGTCGTCGGCGAGGTGGGCGAGGTGCAGCCGGCCGGCCAGGGTGAGACGGCCGCGGACGCGGTCGCGGACGGCGACCGGGGCGATGTCGGTGAGGTCCAGGACGACGGCCAGGCCGTCCTGCTCGCGGGTCACGGCGAGGGTGAGCGGCGAGTCGAGCGGTGCGCCCAGGCGCAGCCGGGAGCCGTGCACCGAGACCGGGGTGTCCAGGTCGTGGTACTCGCCGCAGGCCCGGATCACCACGGAGGAGGTGGCGCTGAGCAGGCTGCAGACCCGTTCGGCGGCGGTGGGTTCGGGCGCCTCGACGTCGACGGGGCTGGGGCTCATGACGACCTCCGTTGGTTAGGTTAGGCTAACCTAATCACTTCGCCGAGGGAGGGCAAGGCGTGCGCGGGTGGTGCGCGGGTCGCGATGGAGGGGTGCGTGGGTCCAAGGGATTGCAGATGGAGATAGCGAGCGCTTGCAAGTATCTGGCGTTCGGTCGTATTGTCGACGCTGGTAGTTGCACACGCAATCTTCTGTACGCTTCTGTACGCTCTGGAAAGCGGTCCCCTCATGCCCCTCGCGCTCCTGGCGCTGGCGATCAGCGCCTTCGGCATCGGCACCACCGAGTTCGTGATCATGGGCCTGCTGCCCGAGGTCGCCGGCGACTTCTCGGTGTCCATCCCCACCGCCGGCCTGCTCATCTCCGGCTACGCACTCGGTGTCGTGATCGGCGGCCCGCTGCTCACCGTCCTCGGCACCCGGATCCCCCGCAAGGGGATGCTGCTGATGCTGATGGGCCTGTTCATCGCCGGCAACCTGGTCTCCGCCGTCGCGCCCGCCTTCGGTCCGCTGCTGGTCGGCCGGGTGCTCGCGGCCTTCGCGCACGGCGCCTTCTTCGGCATCGGCTCGGTGGTCGCCGCCGACCTCGTCGCCCCGCACAAGCGGGCCGGCGCCATCGCCCTGATGTTCACCGGGCTCACCGCCGCCAACGTGCTCGGCGTGCCGATGGGCACCCTGCTCGGCCAGCACTTCGGCTGGCGCTCCACCTTCTTCGTGGTCGCGGCGCTCGGCGCGATCGGCTTCGCCGGCATCGCGGCCCTGGTGCCCGTCCAGCCGCGCGCCGAGGACACCCGGCTCGGCCCGGAGCTGGCCGTCTTCCGCAAGCCGCAGATCTGGCTCGCGCTGAGCATGACGGTGCTCGGCTGGGGCGGCATCTTCGCGATGTTCACCTACATCACGCCGATGATGACCGAGATGGCGGGCTTCGCACCCTCCAGCGTGACCTGGCTGCTCTTCCTGTTCGGCGTCGGCCTGTTCGTCGGCAACCTGCTCGGCGGCTGGTTCGCCGACCGCGCGCTGATGCGGAGCCTGTACGTGATCCTGGCGGTGCTGGCGGTGCTGCTCTTCGCCTTCACCCTCGCCTCGCACAGCAGGGCCGGTGCGATCGTCGCCATTCCGCTGATCGGCGTGTTCGGCTTCGCGACCGTCGCACCGCTGCAGAAGCGGGTGATGGACCAGGCCGCCGGCGCGCCCACGCTGGCCTCGGCCGCCAACATCGCGGCCTTCAACCTGGGCAACGCGCTCGCCGCCTGGCTCGGCGGGCTGGTCATCTCGTCCGGGCTCGGCTACGACGCGCCGAACTGGGTGGGCGGGCTGATGGCCGCCGCCGCCCTGGGGGTCGCGCTGCTCTCCGGCGCGCTGGAGCGGCGGGGGGCCGGCGCCGGTGGCAGGGTCGTGGCGCGCGGTGGAGCGGCCGCCGAGGAGGCGGTAGCCGCCGGGCGGTGAGCGCGGAACGCGCGGGGCCCGGACGCTCGTCCGGGCCCCGCGCGTCGTGTCGAGGCGGGTCAGCCGATCACGGCCTGTGCGTCGATCTCGACCAGCATCGGCTCCTGCGGCAGCTCGACGAAGATCGTGGTGCGGCAGGGCTTCACGCCGCCCGGCGCGATGTTCTCCTCGATGAACGCGGCGTAGACCTCGTTCATCAGCGGGAAGTCGGCCCGCTTGGTCAGGTAGACGCGGAACATCACCACGTCCTCGATGGTGGCGCCGCCGGCCTCCACGATCGCCTTGACGTTCTCCAGCGTGCGGCGGGTCTGCGCCTTCACGTCGCCGTGGTGCAGGTACTCGCCGGTGGCCGGGTCCTGCGGGCCCTGGCCGGAGACCTGGAGGATGGGGCCCTTGCGGACGCCCTGGGAGAACATCCAGGCCGGGGCGGGGGCGCCGTCGGTGCGGATCTCGGTCTTGTCGCTCTGGTCGCTCATGGGCTTCCTCGGTTGGTGGTGGCGGGTCGGCTGGTCCGGGGCCGGCGGGGCCGGCCGGTTCGGCGGGTCAGCCGGTCTGGGGAGCCTGGGGGTTCTGCCCGCAGTCGGCGGAGACGGCGCGGGCGGTGGCGAGCAGCTGGGGCAGCAGCTCCAGCACCTGTTCGTAGGGGAGGACGACGTCGGGGACGGAGATCGAGGCGGCGGCGACGACGCGCCCGCTGGCGTCCCGGATCGGCGCCGCCACGCAGTTGATGAAGGCCTCGTGCTCGGCGTGGTCCTGCGCCCAGCCCTGGGCCGCGACCTTCTCCAGCTCGGCGAGCAGCGCCTCGGGAGTGGTCAGGGTGCGGGCGGTGTGCGGGGTGAAGTCGATGCCGGCCACCACCCGGCGCCGCTCGGGCACCGGCAGGTCGGCGAGCAGCACCTTGGAGACGGCGGCGCTGTGCAGGGCCGCCCGCAGGCCGATCCGCGAGTACATCCTGACCGGGTGGCGCGAGTCGTACTTGTCGATGTAGACGACCTCCCCGCCCTCGTACGCGGCCAGGTGCACGGTCTGGCCGGTGGCGGCGTTCAGCTCGGCCAGGTGCGGCGCGGCGATCCGGCGGACGCCGCGCTGCTCCAGGGCGAGGCCGGAGAGGGCGAAGAGGCCGGCACCGAGGTGGTAGCGGTAGGCCGGGTCGCGGTAGACGAATCGTTCCTCTTCGAGGCTCTGGAGCAGCCGCAGCACCGTGGTCTTGTGCACGCCGAGCACCTCGGCGAGCTGGTCCAGCGAGCGCTCGCCCTCGCCGAGCTCGGCGAGGATGCGCAGGGCGCGGGTGACGGTCTGGCTCATCGTGCTCCAAGGGCCGGGGAGGCGGCCGGTCGAGGGTCGGTGACACCGCCCCCGGTCACCGGCGCCGCCGTCGCGGACGGGACCGGCCGGGGCGGCGCCGCCGCGGGCAGTACGGGGGACACGATGCCATCCGCGGAGACCCGGGTGGCGGCCCACTCCCGGGGGGAGGCGTTCAGCAGTGCGGCGACCACCGGCTCGGGCGGCAGTTCGGCCTGGTCCCCGTGGGCGGTCAGCGCGCAGGCGGCGCTGAGGTGGCCGAGCCGCAGCCGGCGGCGCTGGTCCAGGCCGCGGACGGTGGCCGCGAGGTAGCCGGCCGCGAAGGCGTCGCCCGCGCCGGTGGCCTCGACCACCTCGACGGCGAGGGCCGGTTCGGTGACGGCCGCGCCGTCCCGCTCCAGCGCGGTGACCGTCCGGGCGGCGTCCTTGACCACCACGGTGGCGGGGGAGGGGAACCGGCGGCGCAGCGCCAGCGGGTCGCCGGTGCCGAAGGCGGCCTCGCCCTCGTCGGCGCCGAGCAGCAGCAGATCGGCGGCGTCCAGCAGCGGGGGGAGGACGGCCGGGTCGCGGTCCAGCCAGAGCGCGGGGCGCCAGTTCAGGTCGAAGCTGGTCAGCCGGCCGGGGCGGCGGTCGGCGAGCAGGGCGCGCAGCAGGGCCAGGCAGTCGTCGGACAGGGCAGCGGTGATGCCGGACAGGTGCAGCAACCGGGCACCGGCGAGCAGGCGGACGGCGGCCGGGTCGTCCAACAGGGCGGGCGAGAGCGCGGCGGCGGCCGAGCCGCGCCGGTGGTAGTGCAGCCGGCTGCGCCCGGGACCGAGGTCGTGCCGGGCACCGGTGGAGCCGCCGACCTCCTTGAGGTAGAGGCCGGTCGGGCGGTGCGGGTCGACGGCGACCGCCGAGACGTCCACCCCGCGGGCGGCGACCTCGCCGACCAGGCGGCGGCCGAAGCCGTCGTCGCCCACCCGGCTGATCCAGGCGCTCGACACGCCGAGCGCCGCCAGGGCGCCCGCCACGTTGGACTCGGCGCCGCCGACCGAGAGGTGGAAGTTCTCCACCGCCTCCAGCGGGCCCGGCCGGTCCGGCAGCAGGACAGCCATCGACTCGCCCACGCAGACCGCCGTCGGGGTCCCGGGCGTCGGGCGCGCCGCCGCTTGGCCGTGGGCCACCGGGCCGTCGTGCGCCGAAGGTCCGCCCGGTGCCGCCGTCGGGCCCGGCTCCGCCCGGCCGGCCGCCGTCGGGCTGTCGAGCGGAGGGGTGCCCGAGCTCACGGCGGCGTCCTGTCGGGGCATCTGGTGGGCTCCTCGTGTGCTGCGGCTGACCGTTTCCGTTGACCTTCGTCCGGCGCCGATGCTAGAACCGTGATGCCAGCATGTGCAACCCTCGTTGCACATGTTGCAACACGTAAGGAGAACTCGGTGGACCAGACCTTCGTAAGCAGCGGCACCGGACCGGGCATCGACACCGGCGCGGTCGCGGCCCTCGCCGA of the Kitasatospora sp. NBC_01246 genome contains:
- a CDS encoding DUF2470 domain-containing protein, yielding MSPSPVDVEAPEPTAAERVCSLLSATSSVVIRACGEYHDLDTPVSVHGSRLRLGAPLDSPLTLAVTREQDGLAVVLDLTDIAPVAVRDRVRGRLTLAGRLHLAHLADDGLSVHLRLDVAHAVLSTPYGTTALTGADLALAAPDPLARFEAAMLTHLADDHPDALALLTRLLDRELLVGHPDVRPLALDRHGLVLRLDHPYGHRDVRLVFPEPARDADEFGHRVHQLLTAANSDLPAHRS
- a CDS encoding MFS transporter, giving the protein MPLALLALAISAFGIGTTEFVIMGLLPEVAGDFSVSIPTAGLLISGYALGVVIGGPLLTVLGTRIPRKGMLLMLMGLFIAGNLVSAVAPAFGPLLVGRVLAAFAHGAFFGIGSVVAADLVAPHKRAGAIALMFTGLTAANVLGVPMGTLLGQHFGWRSTFFVVAALGAIGFAGIAALVPVQPRAEDTRLGPELAVFRKPQIWLALSMTVLGWGGIFAMFTYITPMMTEMAGFAPSSVTWLLFLFGVGLFVGNLLGGWFADRALMRSLYVILAVLAVLLFAFTLASHSRAGAIVAIPLIGVFGFATVAPLQKRVMDQAAGAPTLASAANIAAFNLGNALAAWLGGLVISSGLGYDAPNWVGGLMAAAALGVALLSGALERRGAGAGGRVVARGGAAAEEAVAAGR
- a CDS encoding RidA family protein, whose protein sequence is MSDQSDKTEIRTDGAPAPAWMFSQGVRKGPILQVSGQGPQDPATGEYLHHGDVKAQTRRTLENVKAIVEAGGATIEDVVMFRVYLTKRADFPLMNEVYAAFIEENIAPGGVKPCRTTIFVELPQEPMLVEIDAQAVIG
- a CDS encoding IclR family transcriptional regulator — protein: MSQTVTRALRILAELGEGERSLDQLAEVLGVHKTTVLRLLQSLEEERFVYRDPAYRYHLGAGLFALSGLALEQRGVRRIAAPHLAELNAATGQTVHLAAYEGGEVVYIDKYDSRHPVRMYSRIGLRAALHSAAVSKVLLADLPVPERRRVVAGIDFTPHTARTLTTPEALLAELEKVAAQGWAQDHAEHEAFINCVAAPIRDASGRVVAAASISVPDVVLPYEQVLELLPQLLATARAVSADCGQNPQAPQTG
- a CDS encoding sugar kinase, which encodes MAVLLPDRPGPLEAVENFHLSVGGAESNVAGALAALGVSSAWISRVGDDGFGRRLVGEVAARGVDVSAVAVDPHRPTGLYLKEVGGSTGARHDLGPGRSRLHYHRRGSAAAALSPALLDDPAAVRLLAGARLLHLSGITAALSDDCLALLRALLADRRPGRLTSFDLNWRPALWLDRDPAVLPPLLDAADLLLLGADEGEAAFGTGDPLALRRRFPSPATVVVKDAARTVTALERDGAAVTEPALAVEVVEATGAGDAFAAGYLAATVRGLDQRRRLRLGHLSAACALTAHGDQAELPPEPVVAALLNASPREWAATRVSADGIVSPVLPAAAPPRPVPSATAAPVTGGGVTDPRPAASPALGAR